A genomic region of Elusimicrobiota bacterium contains the following coding sequences:
- the hisS gene encoding histidine--tRNA ligase gives MTIPTTPPSGFRDFLPDQVAARTRAVETIARVYRSYGFQPVATPAVEDLSILTGQGGGENEKLIFKIMKRGEALERAAAEKADLADLGLRFDLTLPLARWYSKHGSQLSHPFKAFTIGPVWRAERAQKGRYREFTQCDVDIIGSDSWGAEVEVITAILAVFKEFGLDGVKVHLNDRRLVDQALIAAGVPEDKRGGVCVAVDKLDKIGRDAVIAELVASVGRPTADALVKTLLAENGAAADPLDKIMAAVSALVPDSSLLVDPSLMRGMGYYTGPVFEFRHPSLSGSLGGGGRYDKLTAKFGGPTTPACGGSIGFERLMLILEEKGKAGDHAAPDAVVTVFSDELRGRSLEVGAALRARGLAIDVYPGTGKLKAQFKYADQKKAGYAIVIGPDEAGRGAMQVKALATGEEQALTLDEACALIAGKH, from the coding sequence ATGACCATCCCCACCACGCCGCCGTCGGGCTTCCGCGATTTCCTGCCCGACCAGGTGGCGGCGCGCACCCGGGCCGTCGAGACGATCGCCCGCGTGTACCGCTCCTACGGCTTCCAGCCGGTGGCGACCCCCGCCGTCGAGGACCTTTCCATCCTGACCGGCCAGGGCGGCGGCGAGAACGAGAAGCTCATCTTCAAGATCATGAAGCGCGGCGAGGCCCTCGAGCGCGCCGCCGCCGAGAAGGCCGACCTCGCCGACCTCGGCCTGCGCTTCGACCTCACCTTGCCGCTCGCGCGCTGGTACTCCAAGCACGGCTCCCAGCTCTCCCACCCGTTCAAGGCCTTCACGATAGGCCCGGTGTGGCGCGCCGAGCGCGCCCAGAAGGGCCGCTACCGCGAGTTCACGCAGTGCGACGTGGACATCATCGGGTCCGACTCGTGGGGCGCCGAGGTCGAGGTCATCACCGCCATCCTCGCCGTCTTCAAGGAGTTCGGCCTCGACGGCGTGAAGGTCCACCTCAACGACCGCCGCCTCGTCGACCAGGCCCTGATCGCCGCCGGCGTGCCCGAGGACAAGCGCGGCGGAGTCTGCGTCGCGGTGGACAAGCTCGACAAGATCGGGCGAGACGCCGTGATCGCGGAACTCGTCGCCTCCGTCGGACGACCCACGGCGGACGCCCTGGTGAAGACCTTGCTGGCCGAGAACGGCGCGGCGGCGGACCCGCTCGACAAGATCATGGCCGCCGTCTCGGCCCTCGTCCCCGACTCCTCCCTCCTCGTGGACCCGAGCCTGATGCGCGGCATGGGCTACTACACCGGGCCCGTGTTCGAGTTCCGCCACCCGTCCCTGTCCGGCTCGCTCGGCGGCGGCGGCCGCTACGACAAGCTCACGGCCAAGTTCGGCGGCCCGACCACGCCCGCCTGCGGCGGCTCGATCGGCTTCGAGCGCCTGATGCTGATCCTCGAGGAGAAGGGCAAGGCCGGCGACCACGCCGCGCCCGACGCGGTCGTGACCGTGTTCTCCGACGAGCTGCGCGGCCGCTCGCTCGAGGTCGGCGCGGCGCTGCGCGCCCGCGGCCTGGCGATCGACGTGTATCCCGGCACCGGCAAGCTCAAGGCCCAGTTCAAGTACGCCGACCAGAAGAAGGCGGGCTACGCCATCGTCATCGGCCCCGACGAGGCCGGCCGCGGCGCGATGCAGGTCAAGGCGCTCGCCACGGGCGAGGAGCAGGCCCTGACCCTCGACGAAGCCTGCGCCCTGATCGCCGGCAAGCACTAG